A region of the Clavelina lepadiformis chromosome 9, kaClaLepa1.1, whole genome shotgun sequence genome:
CAGCCAAAAAATTGTGTTGTCCGTAATGTCTAATTCTGTTATTATCTGTATCCAACGTTGTCAATGTCACCGCCAAATAATCTTTACACATCAGACTGAGTCTGTTACTTTGTAACACCATGTTATATTTCTTAAGTATATATCCTCGCACCACTTATCAGTAATGTTATGGCCACTCCTTTTACTCTTTACCCACGTATACATAACGTTTTGAACTTTATGTCTTATTTTTGTAACTACTCCATACGCAGTACCTATATTCTATGGCTAATACTAATTCTTACAACGTAAAATGACTGGAAGTTGACTTTTtgtataggctactgtatCATATAAGGTTGCGCTTGAAGCAACAATTGCacaaattttatcaatttacTCAATTTGAGATTTATTCAGACATAACcatttttcctttttatcTCTATGTATATTTCCTCTGGCGAAGGACAAATGTTAATAGACATACAAGCATTTTCTGCACAGCTGCACTTGTTGACCTCTTCCTACATTTATCAAGACAAATTGGTTTACAAAGTTGTGGTGAAAGGGGATTCCTTGATTTGTAGTTGGTAGTTACGTAAGCGGTTTCCAGCTATAGTTTATTGCCAGCCCAAGCTGTTGAAGAATCATTTTATAGTTAGTTACCTTTGTTAGGCTTTAGAAATTTTTGGCCCTAATTCCCAACTTTCTCTTGACACAGCGATATTAAACGACGACAATGAAGTATTGACATAGCAAACAACTGACAACCCGGTATGTGGACGAAAACGTACGTCTAGAACATCGCATACGATGGCCACAATCTGCTATTGAGCATGGGTATAGTATGTTACAGAGTCGTAAAAATTCGAGTTAGTGATTCGAGCTGGCATACAAATTTTTATAGGACTCGACTAGACTTGAGTCCCTTTCAAGGAAATTACATaaaagacttgacttgacaCCAGCCAATGTTTTAAATGACTCGACTTCACTCGAGTCGGTTCATTTTGATTGCGATTGAGCATGAAGATGAAACGAATATCTCATACAATTTTGTCCGAAATTATTAAAGTGTGACTTAGAATGAATTTATTTGTCTACGATAGCGTACCGTGCAGAAAAATGACgcaaattttgtacaatcaCTATCTTTTCTTCTTGAGAGAAATggtattttgctttttatacaTGGCTTGGTTTTTGATATCGactgacttgacttgagtcttaTTTATTCCAAAGACTCGATTCTTTATTACAATGCAAATGACTTGACTGGCGACTCGAGTCCaatgacttggttacgacTCTGGCATGTTAgtataaacaattttgttttaagcaCAATGTCTACGAAAACATCAAATATGTAAATTTCTTTAGGTTGTCTAAATGTATTGCAGCATACTACTGTGAAGAAATGATCTCATCCTTTGACTACTACTCAAAAGTATCGAACAAACACGGTGGTAGCACCGGCGCAAAATCTTCATCACATATGAAGTATTTATATTCAAACTACACCATCACTCTCtcaaaacaaatcaaattgaaatattttttataatccaGTTTTGTATATTACGACGACTTGCTGTCTATATGTCGACGTTGTACATACAATGTACACTACTTTAAAActgtttatatatattttatggACAGCTAAAGACAcaaagaaacaataaacattcacAGAATTACAGTAATTCATAGGCCATCAAGCCTAATTTCTAAACGATTTATGGGTAAAAGAAAATGATATAGGACAAAGCCTATTCGGGAACTACTAcaaaaagatattttaaactaggcctatataaataatgcataataaattttctgttaaaattaatttgtctGCACTGTCGTCATTAATCGACATATTTTGATCGTTTGCGCAAAGACTTAATATTAGTTTTTCCATTATTAGGCATTATTTGGAAGTGCTCTTTTACTTCCAGACCCTGCAAAATATATAATGAAGTAATTTAGACAGCATATACGGACACTAAGGAGAGCGTTATTGTAATTACACAATCAACTAATCATAGCAAAGCAAATAATTTCTACCTTCTGAAAGTTTTGTTGTCCCTGTTTCGCTTTCTTTCCAACAACATAAGTTTTGTAGAAGAAATTGGCAAAAAGTGCAAGATAGGAAGCGTACATGACACTTCCCGATATTTTATGGACGGGCGACGATGGACAACCGTACTCATCGCCCCAAACCACAATTCCGTACATGACAGCGCAACCTATTATCATTTGGGCAATCTATAAACGAAAACAACGTTAACCTTGTCAAAAAGCCTCGTTTAccaacaaaaaataagttgaaaaaataagATTTTCCCGCAATAAAATCAACAAGATATTTATAATACAAGTAACTAAACTGTGAATGACAACTTTGCTAAATTATCTCATTACCTGACATCCAGTAATGGCAAGAGCCAGGGAACGTGGAAGTTTTATGCCTGCCGCTCGAAAAGCATAGTAGCTGTACATCAACGAATGTATGGCGTAGTTAACTGTCATAAACACCCAACCACCTGCATAGTAGATAGCTGTGGTTAACGTAGTTTCCCCAAACTTCTAATCGAACCATGAGCATCTCGAACCAAGGCCTGGAATTTCATCTCAGTTTATGCAAACTTGTTGCCAGCAAGAAGTTATGAAACATACCTTGTTTATTCGATTGTATAAGCGTTTTCGATATCGGCTTAACAAGATACTTTATGATCTTATTGCAGAGTACAATTTTTACCGAAAcgaaattttaacttttagttATTTGTCGTGGAAAATAGAAAGTATATTTCAAAGGCTTCCTGCGCCATATGTTCCGGTACGGTATAATTAAGCATTACGTACGGcttaaattgatttttaacACCATTACATGCCGTTCAAGTAAATACGGCATTGTATTGTGATTTTCTAACTAACTAACTTTCTTACAATCTACTAGGATCATTAAGCAGTAGTTAGGGTCTTACACCTAATTGCACCACTACGAAGCGTTTCAGCACGAAGTGCTTGAATCTGGAACGCTAGGAATTTCGAGGGTGACTTTCTACTAAACACACCTGTACCGCCAAGCAGTCGCTGTCTTGAGAAATAATGCGACGTAAGCGGTTACTCAAACGTTTATGGCAATGCATCTTGTTCTTCACATACAGAATACAAATTGGGCTGCGCTTAAAACCtggtttatgtttattttcttaGTCGTTAGGTTAATAATTGGTTGGGTATAAATCCAGTTTTTGATAAAAGCTGTCACTTCATACCTCCATATTTTCCACCATACGTGAGCCCAGCAACTAGAGCAACTGTTAGATGATGATACCAGTGAAGAAATATGAGATTTTGCTTTCGTAATACGATAAAAACTGTGTCAACTGCAAGAACAAAACATCTGCTATTGAGTTGAAAATATCATACACGGGGTTAATTGATTATTTTGGTCTACATGGAAAACATTTCATACGTTTAAACTAATAGCAGCCTATTTTAAGTAAGCCACACCCTCTGGTCATTATTGTCAAAGTTGGCTTAATATTCTATAAAAGCAACGTTAACAATAGCAAAGATAACATTAAAGAGAATTGCTCACTGTATTCTATAAACTTGCTAAATGGAAAAAGCGCTGCCCAAAAATGAGTTACGGGTCCATTATAAACAATGGGATCGCAAACGACCGTTGTCAGGCCTCCAGTTTGAAAAGCTATTACCATGACTGCTGACGTACGAACAGCTCCTAGTATGCTGAAAACGGCCAACAACGACGACCATATCATCATAGGCTTACGTAGACTGAAACTTcaaagaaataacaaattatTGTGTAATGACCTCATTGTTTTAGAATTTTAGATGAATAGAACTGAATGTTTAATCTACCTTGATCTGTTCTTCATGTATTTTTGTCCACCAAAGATTACAACCAAGTAAGCAACACTGCATATTATAGGAATCTCCCATGTCTGATATAGCGAAGACATCCATATTTCTATACGATATTTCTCTAGTTTCCAGTCTAAGTAATGAAAAGGTATTGAAAAACAAGAATGGAGGAATAGCTTCATTTCCCATATCAATCGGCTCAATACAAGTATTGACCGGGGATCAATAAAATTACTATATGAACAACCAGGTTGGTGGAGGTGGTATTGACTAATATGCGACAAAGTTATAGGATACCAACACATGCAATTATCATTACCAGGGCTACGGGTCTGACACAGTATGCTTACAAGCGAATAAAAACTAGAAAACTACCTACCATTAAGAGAGCCATTGCTTAGTTTTTCCTCCCAGGCCTCAAAATCTTGCATTTCGGGTTGGCAATAACAAAACCTTTAGTGTGACTTTAAAACCCGAATCCTTATCTAAAATATGTATTACTTTATCCTTACATTAACCGTCGTAGACGGTCTCCTGCTAAATCAGACAAACTACAGTTGTTCTTAATACGACGTGGTTATAGTGATACATACTACTCTACTAAACTGTAAACTCAGGAAGTTAAAATGGCTCCAGAACATTTCCCGACGCATAAGAAAAAGGCACCAAAGCATATGGCCGCTGGCTTGGTTGTCTGCAATCTGCTCGCGAGACTTGACGCGCTAAACTGAAAAAGTGTACCAACGACCCAACAGACATTCATGTTGGAAAAAgcgtttgttttttattactaGTAGGTTTGGAAATCTTTTGTGGTTTACAAACCTTTGGAATTCGCAATGTCACGATTAGCGATTGGACTTTGACCCGATCGTCAGATCATGGATACTCAGTTTCCATCAAACTTCACGCAAGAGAAAGTATAGCGGCTTAGCTAGGATTGATTTGTAGTATTTAACCCAATGTTTAGAAATAAGCTACGGTAATTTACAGTTTAGGTTAGTTTTATCAATAGCAGTTTCTGACATCCGTTATGGCGGTTGTGCATTTTACACAAAACACGCTCAGCTTCCTATGATCTAAGAcattaaaatttgattttgtacAGTAAATGAAGTCAAGCATTTCATACAAGCATTATACTTTTCACTCATAACACTAACCCAACTGTGTTTTTTAAACAGCTACATTCTACGGCTGTAACATTATacatgatacaaatataatgaTTGTCTACCTATATATTTCGAGTACACACGTTACAACACTTTTCTGTCAccaagttttttgaaatactAATTTCTACTGTTATATTAATGCCAACGTTTACGTGAGTGCGCTCGTCTGGATCATAAATAATTTACCATTTTTCACCGAGAAAGCTGTTTAACCTCTGCTTCTTGTGATGaagtataaaatgtttatgacacTTTAACCTGAGCGTGTTGAagaaaaaaactgtttatGGAGTGACCGATTTCAATTTAAGCAACAAAATGTAGTTGCCAAATATAGCAAATTTGTGTCAAAGGTTACAGTAGAATATCATGGTGAGTGTAAATACCAACTGACATATCGATCCACCAAAAACCGAAAGCGTGAATAggttaaataaaaaagaatataTTCGTCGCTTTAGGTGAATCATAGTGTTTAGATTTTAATGGACAGCTGCCGATACGATTGTGATGTTTTGTAGGGGCTTGAAGTTTTCATCCACTGGCAGTCTATGCAAAGTTTCCAAGAAATACAAACCTAAAAAGCAACAAGAAAGCATCAAACAGATTACATCAAAGCCAAAAGCTCCACGATAATGGCAGTTTACACTTTGTAAGATATGTTTGGTACGGATTAAGACTGGCACACGATAAGGTGAAATTAAGCGAAACGTAACACACTTTTGCAATTAGTTTCGAAAAAGTGCAACCTTACCATCGATTACATGACCAAACACCACGGACTTTCCGTCAAATTCTTTCATTTCCTTCATTGTTATGTAAAACTGAGAGGAGCGTTTGCTATCTTCGTTGTCTTTTAGCGAAACCATTCCGATGTTGCCTTTGGTTTGATGTTTCAGCTTAAGATTTTCGCCTTCAAACGGCTCGTCTAAGGCGCTCTTTCCGCTCGTCCCGTCGTTATTGACGATATCGCCTCCCTAAGAATAGAGCGCGCGCGAGTTATAGGTTTGCATGAGAAAAGCACCAGGAAAGAATAAACGACGCTTTCTTTGCAATCATATTTCATCGACACTTAAAGCAATCAATCAAATATAAGTTAGTGCAATTACAGTTGGTTATTGAAACCGAAACGATATAGAATATACTGAAtgtaaattatattttgttgaaattgttgTACAGGCAATTGTATACAAAAAGTAAATTCGCAACTTCAAGCTATAACTTACCATTAAGAAATGATTTGGCAGCAACATGAAAAACCTTGAATTAATGTAACCATACCCCTTTTGTTGAGTGCATAACATTACAAAGTTTTGCACAGTCTTGGGGCAGTGTTGGCCATAAAGACCAAATACAACCGTGCCCCGTGATCCACCTTCAACTTTAATCTTCATTGACACCTAGCGTTGACGTCAGGTTTAGTaatgaaagttttaaaagtgGTGAAGACAAGGTTATAAACGCTTGCAACTTTTATTGTAGTTAAAATGCGCACAACTTACATAATCGGTGACTTTAGGAGCGCCTCCGCGATCCAACGCATCCACTGACATGTAGAGTGCGATAAGAAAAGCAAGAGAAACAACCGATATAGCGCAAATCAGATAGTGATTTCGACAGAAGGTTTTAAGACAAATCATGGCAGGAGaagaaacattttctttttccttctttctttcttttctgcGTTCCTTTTTCTCTTCCTTTTTTTGCAGAACTTTGCCGTTTACTTTTACCTTTTTCTTGTCTTTCACTCCCACTTTTTCCGCCTTGGCATTTTTGGAAGGTGCAGG
Encoded here:
- the LOC143470888 gene encoding very long chain fatty acid elongase 6-like, whose protein sequence is MQDFEAWEEKLSNGSLNDWKLEKYRIEIWMSSLYQTWEIPIICSVAYLVVIFGGQKYMKNRSSFSLRKPMMIWSSLLAVFSILGAVRTSAVMVIAFQTGGLTTVVCDPIVYNGPVTHFWAALFPFSKFIEYIDTVFIVLRKQNLIFLHWYHHLTVALVAGLTYGGKYGGGWVFMTVNYAIHSLMYSYYAFRAAGIKLPRSLALAITGCQIAQMIIGCAVMYGIVVWGDEYGCPSSPVHKISGSVMYASYLALFANFFYKTYVVGKKAKQGQQNFQKGLEVKEHFQIMPNNGKTNIKSLRKRSKYVD
- the LOC143470576 gene encoding peptidyl-prolyl cis-trans isomerase 6-like, with amino-acid sequence MHVSQCSISALKTKSKKDKEDKSPEVAEMKVDDSSSPAPSKNAKAEKVGVKDKKKVKVNGKVLQKKEEKKERRKERKKEKENVSSPAMICLKTFCRNHYLICAISVVSLAFLIALYMSVDALDRGGAPKVTDYVSMKIKVEGGSRGTVVFGLYGQHCPKTVQNFVMLCTQQKGYGYINSRFFMLLPNHFLMGGDIVNNDGTSGKSALDEPFEGENLKLKHQTKGNIGMVSLKDNEDSKRSSQFYITMKEMKEFDGKSVVFGHVIDGLYFLETLHRLPVDENFKPLQNITIVSAAVH